The following proteins are encoded in a genomic region of Phycisphaerae bacterium:
- a CDS encoding DUF502 domain-containing protein — MNPPAPGSGHAPRRGSRVGATLRALVRTRVTAGIITLLPIVITLWVIRLIFGWMRDASQWAVQAFLLSPAGQPYLEKLRFNFVKWSRLSELGLPHQEQFFELMPWHVQWGIAIFSVLLTIFILYIVGLFAANIFGRRAIDMLEQLVDRVPLIKTVYRGLKQILSSFSGDQTKTYQRVALVPFPQDRMRCVAFITSTFQDSVTGEDLCTVFIPTTPNPTTGYLQVVRRSEITELNWSVEDAIRTIMSGGILRPDFLTILPNKALPDDQPGTGTPADPGPASG, encoded by the coding sequence ATGAACCCACCAGCCCCCGGTTCTGGCCACGCTCCCCGTCGCGGCAGCCGCGTCGGCGCCACGCTCCGTGCCCTGGTCCGCACGCGCGTCACGGCCGGCATCATCACGCTGCTGCCGATCGTGATCACGTTGTGGGTGATCCGGCTGATCTTCGGCTGGATGCGCGACGCGTCGCAATGGGCCGTGCAGGCGTTCCTGCTCAGCCCCGCCGGTCAGCCGTACCTGGAGAAGCTCCGTTTCAATTTCGTCAAGTGGAGCCGCCTCTCGGAGCTGGGCCTGCCCCACCAGGAACAATTCTTCGAGCTGATGCCGTGGCACGTGCAGTGGGGCATCGCCATCTTCTCCGTCCTGCTCACCATCTTTATCCTGTACATCGTCGGCCTGTTCGCCGCCAACATCTTCGGCCGGCGCGCGATCGACATGCTGGAGCAACTGGTTGATCGTGTCCCGCTGATCAAGACCGTCTATCGCGGCCTGAAGCAGATTCTGAGCAGCTTCTCCGGCGACCAAACCAAGACTTACCAGCGAGTCGCCCTCGTGCCGTTCCCGCAGGACCGGATGCGCTGTGTCGCGTTCATCACCAGTACCTTTCAGGATTCCGTGACCGGGGAGGACCTCTGCACGGTCTTCATCCCGACCACGCCCAACCCGACGACCGGCTACCTTCAGGTCGTCCGGCGCAGCGAGATCACCGAGCTGAACTGGAGCGTCGAGGACGCGATCCGCACGATCATGTCCGGCGGGATCCTGCGGCCGGACTTCCTGACCATCCTGCCGAACAAGGCGCTACCCGACGACCAGCCCGGCACGGGCACCCCCGCTGATCCCGGCCCGGCAAGCGGCTGA
- a CDS encoding bifunctional heptose 7-phosphate kinase/heptose 1-phosphate adenyltransferase — protein MQTELLAVVERFAGRRILLVGDFMLDRYVFGDAERVSPEAPVPVLRVIERQDRVGGAGSVALNVVALGAHVVCCGLLGKDTFGDRVDKALGDAGCDTSGLLRVNDRPTITKTRMIGLAEHRHRQQILRVDDEVVRPPAAEDEQRLLEHVRRHLAAVDVVCLEDYSKGVLSPGTCQAIITAARQQRKPVCVDPARAPVWERYAGATLLTPNRAELEIAWGGRVTDAELETAGLELMRRYRLDGLLVTLGRDGALLLRQDHPAQRFPTTPRAVYDNTGAGDAVLAMFAVAVAAGATFEQATMLANVAGGLEVSKFGCVPITQAEVRDELTHGAGRGRGKLRSVVELKGELDARRQRGETIVFTNGCFDILHPGHVELLEKAKALGSVLVVGLNSDASVRAQGKGDGRPFRTQADRARMLAGLESVDYVVIFGEPDPARIVADVCPDVLVKGADWTGNVVGQEFVESRGGRVVLVQLVEGYNTTREMQRIAGCLNGKTQETR, from the coding sequence ATGCAGACTGAGTTGCTTGCCGTTGTCGAACGCTTCGCCGGACGGCGGATTCTGCTGGTCGGCGATTTCATGCTCGATCGCTACGTCTTCGGCGACGCCGAGCGGGTCAGCCCCGAGGCGCCGGTGCCCGTGCTGCGGGTCATCGAGCGGCAGGATCGTGTCGGCGGGGCCGGCTCGGTCGCGCTGAACGTGGTTGCGCTCGGCGCGCACGTAGTCTGCTGCGGATTGCTCGGCAAAGACACGTTCGGTGACCGCGTCGATAAGGCGCTCGGTGACGCCGGCTGCGATACGTCGGGACTGCTGCGGGTGAACGACCGGCCGACCATCACGAAGACACGCATGATCGGCCTCGCGGAACACCGCCACCGCCAGCAGATCCTGCGGGTGGACGACGAAGTCGTGCGGCCGCCGGCGGCGGAGGATGAGCAGCGACTGCTGGAGCACGTCCGGCGGCATCTGGCGGCCGTTGATGTCGTCTGCCTCGAGGATTACAGCAAGGGCGTGCTTTCGCCGGGGACGTGCCAGGCGATCATCACCGCAGCGCGGCAGCAACGCAAGCCGGTGTGCGTCGATCCGGCCCGCGCGCCCGTGTGGGAGCGTTACGCCGGCGCGACGCTGCTGACGCCGAACCGGGCGGAGCTGGAGATCGCGTGGGGCGGGCGTGTGACAGACGCGGAGCTGGAAACCGCCGGGCTGGAACTCATGCGGCGGTACAGACTCGACGGGCTGCTGGTCACGCTGGGGCGCGATGGGGCGCTACTGCTGCGGCAAGACCATCCGGCGCAGCGCTTCCCCACGACGCCGCGCGCGGTTTACGACAATACGGGCGCTGGTGATGCGGTGCTCGCGATGTTCGCGGTGGCGGTCGCGGCGGGGGCGACGTTCGAGCAGGCGACGATGCTGGCGAACGTGGCCGGCGGGCTGGAGGTCAGCAAGTTCGGGTGCGTGCCGATCACGCAGGCGGAAGTGCGCGACGAGCTGACGCACGGGGCCGGACGCGGGCGCGGCAAGCTGCGGAGCGTGGTGGAATTGAAGGGGGAACTGGACGCCCGGCGGCAACGCGGCGAGACGATTGTGTTCACGAACGGCTGCTTCGACATCCTGCATCCCGGGCACGTCGAGCTGTTGGAGAAGGCGAAGGCGCTCGGCAGCGTGCTGGTCGTCGGGCTCAACAGCGACGCCTCCGTCCGCGCGCAGGGCAAGGGTGACGGCCGACCGTTTCGCACGCAGGCCGACCGGGCGCGCATGCTCGCCGGTCTGGAATCGGTTGATTATGTCGTCATCTTCGGGGAGCCCGACCCGGCGCGCATCGTCGCGGACGTGTGCCCCGACGTGCTCGTGAAAGGCGCGGACTGGACCGGCAACGTCGTCGGGCAGGAATTCGTCGAGTCGCGCGGCGGACGCGTGGTGCTCGTGCAGCTCGTCGAGGGGTACAACACGACGCGCGAGATGCAGCGGATCGCGGGCTGCTTGAATGGCAAGACGCAGGAGACGCGATGA
- a CDS encoding DUF502 domain-containing protein: MTQGSPPIAKPRSRVAATLKALVRARVTAGLLVVLPIWVTVLLVRFVFGAMRDASLWAVLGALENTWFQEHVFKIATPNETLEVEQLLRDHPYLDWGLAVFSVLLTILLLYAIGLFAANFFGRRIIGWLETLVDKVPLVKTVYRSCKQILNTLAGGQAQSFQRVALVPFPNELTRSVGFITNNLTDAVTGDELCSIFIPTTPNPTTGFVFVLKRADIIEVNWSVEEAIKVIMSGGLLSPDYVTMVVQAARRPGSAAGEVHRA; the protein is encoded by the coding sequence ATGACCCAGGGTTCACCGCCGATCGCCAAGCCGCGCAGCCGCGTGGCCGCGACGTTGAAGGCCCTGGTCCGCGCCCGCGTCACGGCCGGCCTGCTGGTGGTGCTGCCGATTTGGGTCACGGTGCTGCTGGTCCGCTTCGTCTTCGGCGCCATGCGCGACGCATCCCTGTGGGCCGTCCTGGGCGCCCTCGAAAACACGTGGTTTCAGGAACACGTCTTCAAGATCGCGACGCCGAATGAGACGCTGGAGGTCGAGCAGCTTCTCCGCGACCACCCCTACCTGGACTGGGGCCTGGCGGTCTTCTCCGTCCTGCTGACCATCCTGCTCCTCTACGCGATCGGCCTGTTCGCGGCCAACTTCTTCGGCCGCCGCATCATCGGCTGGCTCGAGACCCTGGTGGACAAGGTGCCCCTCGTTAAAACCGTCTACCGCTCGTGTAAGCAGATTCTCAACACGCTGGCCGGCGGGCAGGCGCAGTCGTTTCAGCGCGTCGCGCTCGTCCCCTTTCCCAACGAGCTCACCCGCTCCGTCGGCTTCATCACCAACAACCTGACCGACGCTGTCACTGGCGACGAGCTGTGCTCGATCTTCATCCCCACCACGCCCAACCCGACCACCGGGTTCGTGTTCGTGCTCAAGCGCGCGGACATCATCGAGGTCAACTGGAGCGTCGAGGAGGCGATCAAGGTGATCATGTCCGGCGGTTTGCTCTCGCCCGATTACGTGACGATGGTCGTACAAGCTGCGCGGCGCCCCGGCAGCGCCGCCGGAGAGGTCCACCGCGCATGA
- the sucC gene encoding ADP-forming succinate--CoA ligase subunit beta has protein sequence MKIHEYQARALLQAAGIPVPASQVIDAPEQAAKAFRLLAAETVVVKAQVYAGGRGKAGYVKLVGSAREATEHATRMFANPMVSVQTGPTGVRVRKILMAAAVDIAKEYYLGVVVDRARRCPVIMASAEGGVEIEEVAARSPDAIKKAWFHPHLGLQTFQARALAESIGLQRLQAKTAVDIMLKLSRLFVEKDCTLAEINPLVQTPTGEIMAIDAKFNFDDAALFRHPDIAELADESEENPSELRAKEHNLSYIALDGNIGCLVNGAGLAMSTMDIIKLHGGEPANFLDVGGSVTCDAAVEAFRIILADPKVKAVLVNIFGGIAKCDVIAQALVKAGREVGFNVPVVVRLEGTNVEQARKVLKEANLPQLLPATDLTSAAKQVCAAV, from the coding sequence ATGAAGATTCACGAGTACCAGGCGCGGGCCCTGCTGCAGGCGGCGGGGATTCCGGTGCCGGCGAGTCAGGTCATCGACGCCCCCGAGCAGGCCGCGAAGGCGTTCCGGCTCTTGGCGGCCGAGACGGTGGTCGTCAAGGCCCAGGTTTACGCGGGCGGACGTGGCAAGGCGGGCTATGTGAAGCTGGTCGGCTCGGCGCGCGAGGCAACCGAGCACGCGACGCGGATGTTCGCCAATCCGATGGTCTCGGTGCAGACTGGGCCGACGGGCGTGAGGGTCCGCAAGATCCTGATGGCGGCGGCGGTCGATATCGCCAAGGAGTACTACCTCGGCGTGGTGGTTGACCGGGCGCGGCGGTGCCCGGTGATCATGGCGAGCGCGGAGGGAGGCGTGGAGATCGAGGAGGTTGCGGCCCGCAGCCCGGATGCGATCAAGAAGGCGTGGTTCCACCCGCATCTGGGCCTGCAGACGTTCCAGGCGCGGGCGCTGGCGGAGTCGATTGGGCTGCAGCGGCTGCAGGCGAAGACCGCCGTGGACATCATGCTGAAGTTGTCGCGGCTGTTCGTGGAAAAGGATTGCACGCTGGCCGAGATCAACCCGCTGGTGCAGACGCCGACGGGCGAGATCATGGCGATCGACGCGAAGTTCAACTTTGACGACGCGGCGCTGTTCCGGCACCCGGACATTGCCGAGTTGGCGGACGAGAGCGAGGAGAACCCGTCGGAGCTGCGGGCCAAGGAGCACAACCTGAGCTACATCGCGCTCGACGGAAACATCGGCTGCCTGGTGAACGGGGCCGGGCTGGCGATGTCGACGATGGACATCATCAAGCTGCACGGCGGCGAGCCGGCGAACTTTCTGGATGTGGGCGGCAGCGTGACGTGCGACGCGGCGGTGGAGGCGTTTCGCATCATTCTCGCGGACCCGAAGGTGAAGGCGGTGCTGGTCAACATCTTCGGCGGGATCGCGAAGTGCGACGTGATCGCGCAGGCGCTGGTGAAGGCCGGCCGCGAGGTGGGCTTCAACGTGCCGGTGGTCGTGCGGCTGGAAGGGACGAACGTCGAGCAGGCCCGCAAGGTGCTGAAAGAGGCGAACCTGCCGCAGCTTCTGCCGGCGACAGACCTGACGAGCGCGGCGAAGCAGGTATGCGCGGCCGTGTAG
- a CDS encoding SIS domain-containing protein, translating to MSRDWPTILREHQQVVAALAEQGAVLDGIAAAIVACLRGGRRVYTLGNGGSAADAQHIAGELLGRFKRERQALPVIALSTDTSTLTAVGNDLGFERVFARQVEGLVQAGDVVWALSTSGDSPNVLRAVELAAKRGATVIGFTGQTGGKLAGLCQHVFRAPHKSSDRIQEVHALAYHYVCERVEAELTS from the coding sequence ATGAGCCGCGATTGGCCGACCATATTGCGCGAACACCAGCAAGTCGTGGCCGCGCTGGCGGAGCAGGGGGCCGTGCTAGACGGTATCGCGGCGGCGATCGTGGCGTGCCTGCGCGGCGGACGGCGGGTGTACACGCTAGGCAACGGCGGCAGTGCGGCGGATGCGCAGCACATCGCGGGGGAACTGCTCGGGCGCTTCAAGCGCGAGCGACAGGCGCTGCCGGTGATAGCGCTGAGCACGGACACATCGACGCTGACGGCGGTCGGCAACGATCTCGGGTTCGAACGCGTGTTCGCGCGGCAGGTCGAAGGGCTGGTGCAGGCCGGCGACGTGGTATGGGCGCTGAGCACGAGCGGCGATTCGCCGAACGTGCTGAGGGCGGTGGAGCTGGCGGCGAAACGGGGGGCGACTGTGATTGGCTTCACGGGTCAGACCGGCGGGAAGCTCGCGGGGCTGTGTCAGCATGTGTTCCGGGCGCCGCACAAGTCGAGTGACCGGATCCAGGAAGTACACGCGCTGGCGTATCACTACGTGTGTGAGCGGGTTGAGGCGGAATTGACGAGCTGA